The proteins below are encoded in one region of Metabacillus dongyingensis:
- a CDS encoding alpha/beta-type small acid-soluble spore protein → MANNNSSNQLVVPGAQQAIDQMKYEIATEFGVNLGAETTSRANGSVGGEITKRLVSFAQQNMSGFSK, encoded by the coding sequence ATGGCAAACAACAATAGCTCAAACCAATTAGTAGTACCAGGTGCACAACAAGCGATCGACCAAATGAAATACGAAATCGCAACTGAGTTCGGAGTGAACTTAGGAGCTGAAACAACTTCTCGTGCTAACGGTTCTGTAGGTGGAGAGATTACTAAACGTTTAGTATCTTTCGCTCAACAAAACATGAGTGGTTTTTCAAAATAA
- the thiI gene encoding tRNA uracil 4-sulfurtransferase ThiI produces MNYDHILIRYGEISTKGKNRKRFVDQLKENIKLVLHEFPALGYSSNRDRMYIRLHGENHEPILEKLKNVFGIHSFSLALKVKNELEAIKNGALELMSEQYKPGDTFKISAKRADKSFPLLTNEINHAIGSHILQNFEGLTVDVHEPDIDLRVEVREEAAYLTCKDYQGAGGLPAGASGKAVLMLSGGIDSPVAGFFAMKRGIDVEAVHFFSPPYTSERAKQKVIDLARKLTSFSGKIKLYIVPFTEIQETIQKQVPESYNMTSTRRMMLKIADRIREKQGGLAIITGESLGQVASQTLESMFAINEVTSTPIIRPLITYDKTDIITIAKQIGTHDTSILPYEDCCTIFTPASPTTKPKLEKAQRFESFLDFESLIDKAVEDTDVIVISSAEDKEFNKLF; encoded by the coding sequence ATGAATTATGATCATATTTTAATTCGATATGGAGAAATTTCTACAAAAGGAAAAAACCGAAAACGATTTGTCGATCAATTAAAAGAAAATATAAAACTGGTGCTGCATGAGTTCCCTGCCTTAGGCTACAGCAGCAACAGGGACCGTATGTATATCAGGCTTCACGGTGAAAATCACGAACCGATTCTTGAAAAACTGAAAAATGTTTTCGGCATACATTCTTTTAGTTTAGCTTTAAAAGTAAAGAATGAGCTTGAGGCAATTAAAAATGGAGCACTTGAGCTGATGTCTGAGCAATATAAACCTGGAGATACCTTTAAAATATCTGCAAAAAGAGCGGATAAATCATTTCCGCTGCTTACAAATGAAATTAATCACGCAATCGGCAGCCACATTCTGCAAAATTTTGAAGGCTTAACAGTGGATGTGCATGAGCCTGATATCGATTTAAGAGTTGAAGTCCGTGAGGAAGCTGCCTATTTGACTTGTAAAGATTATCAGGGAGCGGGCGGTCTTCCTGCAGGGGCAAGCGGAAAAGCGGTATTAATGCTCTCAGGAGGGATTGACAGTCCAGTTGCAGGTTTCTTTGCAATGAAACGCGGTATTGATGTTGAAGCGGTTCACTTCTTCAGTCCTCCATACACGAGTGAACGTGCCAAGCAAAAGGTGATTGACCTGGCAAGAAAGCTTACTTCTTTTAGCGGGAAAATCAAGCTTTATATTGTGCCGTTTACAGAAATACAGGAAACGATTCAAAAGCAAGTGCCTGAAAGCTATAACATGACATCTACACGGCGGATGATGCTTAAAATAGCTGACAGAATCCGCGAAAAACAGGGCGGGTTAGCTATAATCACCGGAGAAAGCCTTGGACAAGTTGCAAGCCAAACGTTAGAAAGCATGTTTGCTATAAATGAGGTGACGAGCACGCCGATTATCCGTCCGCTGATTACTTATGATAAAACGGATATTATAACTATCGCCAAGCAAATTGGAACACATGATACCTCCATTTTGCCTTACGAAGACTGCTGTACTATCTTTACACCAGCGTCGCCAACGACAAAACCAAAACTTGAAAAAGCACAAAGGTTCGAAAGTTTTCTGGATTTTGAATCGCTGATTGATAAAGCTGTTGAAGATACGGATGTAATCGTCATTTCGTCTGCTGAAGATAAAGAATTTAATAAGTTATTTTAG
- a CDS encoding cysteine desulfurase family protein: MIYLDNSATTKPYDEVLHAFAHVATRYFANPSSLHGLGAEAENLLAQARKQMAGLLGADEQEIIFTSGGTEGNNLAIKGMALSLKKKGNHIITTQIEHPSVIESCRQLQKLFDFDVTYLPVNEEGIVAVEDIKKNIRKETILVSIMHVNNETGSIQPIEEISMLLLDFPDIYFHVDHVQGAAKVPLLLKGIDLCTISGHKFHALNGCGVLYARKGMKFEPLLSGGAQEKQARSGTESIALAVSMAKALRMSMDKYEACIDNLQKMKSNLIRKLNKIEGIVVNTSAYKSAPHIINFSAPGIQAEVLLHMLEQSGIFVSTTSACSSKRKKSSTVLLAMGKGEAVASSSIRISLSYENTNEELEEFMAALKKSLEKLTKLTR, from the coding sequence TTGATTTATCTTGATAATAGTGCAACCACAAAACCATATGATGAAGTATTGCATGCTTTTGCACATGTTGCAACCCGTTATTTTGCGAATCCTTCCTCGCTGCACGGTCTCGGTGCAGAAGCAGAAAATCTATTGGCACAGGCAAGAAAACAAATGGCTGGCCTATTAGGAGCAGATGAACAAGAAATTATTTTCACATCCGGGGGCACTGAAGGAAATAATTTAGCCATAAAAGGCATGGCTCTTTCTTTAAAAAAGAAAGGGAACCATATTATCACTACACAAATTGAACATCCTTCTGTCATTGAAAGCTGCAGACAGCTGCAAAAGTTGTTTGACTTTGACGTAACGTATCTGCCTGTAAATGAAGAAGGAATAGTCGCCGTTGAAGATATTAAGAAAAACATAAGAAAAGAAACTATTTTAGTATCAATCATGCATGTAAATAATGAAACAGGATCGATTCAGCCAATAGAAGAAATCAGCATGCTGCTGCTTGATTTTCCGGACATTTATTTTCACGTTGATCATGTACAGGGCGCGGCTAAAGTTCCTCTCTTACTTAAAGGGATTGATTTATGTACGATATCGGGCCACAAATTCCATGCACTTAATGGCTGCGGAGTTTTGTATGCCCGAAAAGGAATGAAATTCGAGCCTCTTTTGTCGGGAGGGGCCCAGGAGAAGCAGGCCCGTTCAGGTACGGAGAGCATCGCTCTTGCGGTATCAATGGCAAAAGCATTAAGAATGTCCATGGATAAATATGAAGCTTGTATAGATAATTTGCAAAAGATGAAATCAAATCTGATCCGAAAGTTAAATAAAATAGAAGGTATTGTCGTAAACACATCTGCTTATAAGTCTGCACCCCATATTATTAATTTTTCCGCACCGGGTATTCAGGCAGAAGTGCTTTTACATATGCTTGAACAATCTGGAATCTTTGTCTCGACAACTTCTGCATGTTCGTCAAAAAGGAAAAAAAGCAGTACAGTACTGCTCGCTATGGGAAAAGGAGAAGCTGTCGCATCAAGTTCGATCCGAATCAGTCTTTCTTATGAAAATACAAATGAAGAGCTGGAAGAATTTATGGCTGCACTTAAGAAATCTCTTGAAAAATTAACGAAATTAACGAGGTAG